In Mycobacterium sp. Aquia_216, a genomic segment contains:
- a CDS encoding cytochrome P450, with protein MTTAMDRVPPNLVTDFDVYDPSLATPVDVFQQRVADLAAKGPVVYSPAYGGHWVVTGYEEVHRVLTDPETFSSYPNNLVTPMDFGKFIPLELDPPEHTAYRQVLQPLFSPQRMKKLSDDIRAVVNKLIDGFAPKGSAEFISEFAHELPARIFLALMDWPLEDAGLFTEATDVVLFGKPGGTQEESDQARIAAGLTVAGYFQKVIEDRRNNPHGDATSILINTEVDLPDGSRVLQDQELILMFYLLLMGGLHTVQGSLAWAIVHLVNNPAQRELIIADPTTIPKAVEEILRIEAAVAAGRRATRDVELGGVNIAEGDQLLLMLCSANRDPGTFTSPGDFDIARSPNRHLSFGAGVHRCLGSHLGRIELTVALEELHRRIPDYQLVESDPPVFHSTQVRGCLRMPITFTPEN; from the coding sequence ATGACCACAGCAATGGACCGAGTGCCGCCGAACCTCGTCACGGACTTCGACGTGTACGACCCGAGTCTGGCGACCCCGGTGGACGTGTTTCAGCAGCGGGTGGCCGATCTGGCCGCCAAAGGTCCCGTTGTCTACTCGCCGGCTTACGGCGGGCACTGGGTGGTAACCGGGTATGAGGAAGTCCATCGGGTCCTGACCGACCCTGAGACGTTTTCCAGCTACCCGAACAATCTGGTCACACCAATGGATTTCGGCAAGTTCATCCCGCTCGAACTCGACCCACCGGAGCACACCGCCTACCGCCAGGTGTTGCAGCCACTGTTCAGTCCCCAACGCATGAAGAAACTCTCGGACGATATCCGTGCGGTAGTCAACAAGTTGATCGATGGCTTCGCGCCAAAAGGAAGCGCCGAATTCATCTCCGAGTTCGCCCACGAGCTGCCGGCAAGGATCTTCCTGGCACTGATGGACTGGCCGTTGGAAGACGCCGGCCTGTTCACGGAGGCCACCGACGTAGTGCTGTTCGGCAAGCCGGGCGGCACCCAGGAGGAGTCCGACCAGGCCCGCATCGCCGCCGGTTTGACCGTAGCCGGCTACTTCCAGAAGGTGATCGAGGATCGGCGGAACAACCCGCACGGCGATGCGACGTCGATCCTGATCAACACCGAGGTCGACCTGCCGGACGGCTCCCGGGTCCTCCAAGACCAAGAACTCATCTTGATGTTCTACCTGCTGTTGATGGGTGGCCTACACACCGTGCAGGGATCGCTGGCGTGGGCGATCGTGCATCTGGTCAACAACCCCGCCCAGCGAGAGCTGATCATTGCCGATCCGACCACAATTCCCAAAGCGGTCGAGGAGATTCTGCGCATCGAGGCGGCTGTCGCCGCCGGCCGCCGCGCGACCCGCGATGTCGAACTCGGCGGGGTTAACATCGCCGAGGGTGACCAGCTGCTGCTGATGCTGTGCTCGGCGAACCGCGACCCGGGTACCTTTACGTCCCCGGGCGACTTCGACATCGCCCGCTCCCCCAACCGGCACTTGTCGTTTGGCGCGGGAGTGCACCGCTGCCTGGGTTCACATCTCGGCCGCATCGAATTGACCGTCGCTCTCGAGGAACTGCACCGTCGCATCCCGGATTACCAACTGGTGGAATCGGATCCCCCGGTCTTCCACTCGACGCAGGTGCGTGGCTGCCTTCGCATGCCAATCACGTTTACACCAGAGAACTGA
- a CDS encoding SDR family NAD(P)-dependent oxidoreductase, translating into MKLEGKVALITGAGSGLGRQAAQLFAAEGARVAIVDIDADRAEQASKLVEQQGGDAIAITADVAQKDQITTAVANTVDHYGKLDIAWANAGIVSRGGAAALGTEQPVEFEDMTESDWQHVLGVNLTGVVYTAQAAVPHLKANGGGTILATSSAASLVAYPKIALYCATKAGVNGLVRALSLDLGRYGIRVNAIAPTHGMSPNFLLPPGAPVVGQSYEEVAGPWNPTISPIPLKVPRPPSLLDNAKVALFLVSDDSAYISGATLGATDGGTLARVGMWFPEDLNPEPVPNAN; encoded by the coding sequence ATGAAACTCGAAGGCAAGGTTGCCTTGATCACCGGAGCGGGCTCTGGCCTTGGCCGACAAGCGGCGCAGCTGTTCGCGGCCGAGGGTGCCAGAGTCGCAATCGTCGACATCGACGCCGATCGGGCCGAGCAGGCGTCCAAGCTGGTCGAGCAGCAGGGCGGTGACGCCATCGCGATCACCGCCGATGTCGCACAGAAAGACCAAATAACCACCGCGGTCGCCAACACCGTCGATCACTACGGCAAGCTCGACATCGCTTGGGCCAACGCGGGAATTGTGTCGCGCGGTGGCGCAGCGGCTCTGGGTACCGAGCAGCCTGTCGAGTTCGAGGACATGACCGAGTCCGATTGGCAGCACGTGTTGGGCGTCAACCTGACTGGTGTTGTCTACACAGCGCAGGCCGCGGTTCCCCACCTGAAGGCCAACGGCGGCGGCACCATTCTGGCGACGTCATCGGCGGCGTCGCTGGTCGCCTACCCAAAGATTGCCTTGTACTGCGCGACAAAGGCGGGCGTCAATGGCTTGGTGCGCGCGTTGAGTTTGGATCTGGGTCGCTACGGCATCCGCGTCAATGCCATTGCGCCGACGCACGGCATGTCGCCCAACTTCTTGCTGCCCCCGGGTGCGCCGGTAGTCGGCCAATCCTACGAAGAGGTTGCGGGCCCGTGGAATCCCACTATTTCGCCAATACCGCTGAAGGTGCCCCGGCCTCCGTCGCTGCTCGACAATGCCAAGGTGGCGCTGTTCTTGGTCTCCGACGACTCGGCCTACATTTCCGGGGCCACCCTTGGGGCAACCGACGGGGGCACCCTTGCCCGCGTCGGAATGTGGTTCCCCGAAGACCTCAACCCCGAGCCCGTTCCCAACGCGAATTGA
- a CDS encoding acyl-CoA dehydrogenase family protein has product MDSDLFDVDHERFRASVRGFVETHVVPKLQQWDADRLIDRETWRIAGKLGLLGQAAPKEFGGADERDYRYRVVIQEEIARVGASALQSGFSTNDDIVLNYLLRHAGEAQRERWLPGFVTGETIGAIAMSEAAAGSDLRAIQTTAKKDARGWVLNGSKTFITSGILCDLVIVFAKTDPDAGSRGFSLFVVEEGTPGFSRGRKLDKVGLHAQDTAELMFDDVLLGRDNLLGDGGAGFAYLMQSLPLERLGIAIAAQVSAEAVFDWTMTYVSRQRASGERIGDLQSPGFLLAEMKTAIEVSRAYVDRCVCAYNRRTLTAVDAAKAKYWATELQGKVIDAGLRLHGDYGYVPEYRFAKALIDARIQRIYGGTNEIMREIIRRDLMVASG; this is encoded by the coding sequence ATGGACAGCGACCTGTTCGACGTGGACCACGAACGGTTTCGTGCGTCGGTACGCGGATTCGTGGAGACCCATGTGGTTCCGAAGCTGCAGCAGTGGGACGCCGATCGTTTGATCGACCGCGAGACCTGGCGGATCGCGGGGAAGCTCGGCCTCCTCGGCCAGGCCGCGCCAAAAGAGTTCGGCGGAGCCGATGAACGGGACTACCGCTATCGAGTGGTGATCCAGGAGGAGATCGCGCGGGTTGGCGCCTCGGCCCTGCAATCGGGGTTCTCCACCAACGACGACATCGTGTTGAATTACCTGCTACGTCACGCCGGCGAAGCACAGCGAGAACGGTGGCTCCCCGGATTTGTGACCGGCGAGACCATCGGAGCCATCGCGATGAGCGAAGCCGCCGCGGGCAGCGATCTGCGCGCCATCCAGACCACTGCCAAGAAAGACGCGCGCGGCTGGGTTTTGAACGGCTCCAAGACTTTCATCACCAGCGGCATCTTGTGTGATCTGGTCATTGTGTTTGCCAAGACGGACCCGGACGCGGGCTCCCGAGGCTTCAGCTTGTTCGTGGTCGAGGAGGGCACGCCTGGCTTCTCCCGCGGCCGCAAGCTGGACAAGGTGGGACTGCATGCGCAGGACACCGCCGAGCTGATGTTCGACGACGTGCTCCTCGGAAGGGACAATCTGCTCGGCGACGGGGGAGCGGGATTCGCCTACCTGATGCAGAGCCTGCCGCTGGAGCGTCTCGGGATCGCTATTGCCGCACAGGTTTCCGCTGAGGCGGTGTTCGACTGGACGATGACCTACGTCAGCCGGCAGCGCGCGTCCGGCGAACGAATCGGCGATCTTCAGTCGCCGGGATTCCTGCTGGCCGAAATGAAGACGGCGATCGAGGTGTCTCGGGCGTACGTGGATCGCTGTGTGTGCGCCTACAATCGCCGCACCCTGACCGCCGTCGATGCAGCCAAAGCGAAGTATTGGGCGACCGAGTTGCAGGGCAAGGTGATTGATGCCGGCCTCCGACTACACGGCGACTACGGTTACGTGCCGGAATATCGGTTCGCCAAGGCACTCATCGACGCGCGTATTCAGCGAATCTATGGCGGCACAAATGAAATTATGCGCGAGATCATCCGCCGGGATCTGATGGTTGCTTCGGGCTGA
- a CDS encoding ferredoxin: protein MKVHLERGKCTGHAQCFAVEPDLFPIDDDGYSTLQDHAVAPGDEQATRLGVNACPEVALIIEED from the coding sequence ATGAAGGTTCATCTTGAACGTGGCAAGTGCACTGGACATGCGCAATGCTTCGCGGTCGAGCCGGACTTGTTTCCCATCGACGACGACGGTTACTCGACGCTGCAGGACCACGCCGTCGCCCCCGGCGACGAGCAAGCCACCCGTCTGGGCGTGAACGCCTGCCCCGAGGTTGCGCTGATCATCGAGGAGGACTAG